A genomic stretch from Komagataeibacter xylinus includes:
- a CDS encoding type II toxin-antitoxin system RelE/ParE family toxin, translating to MKEYCLEFDDRALREWDALDGSVRKKFEKKLEKLIWNPHSPGNELHRDLSGFYKIKLLKDGYRLVYQVIDERIVIYVIAVGRRADNEIYELASKRTE from the coding sequence ATGAAAGAGTATTGTCTTGAATTCGACGACAGAGCACTCAGAGAGTGGGATGCTCTTGACGGCAGCGTGCGTAAGAAATTTGAAAAGAAGCTGGAAAAGCTGATCTGGAACCCTCACTCTCCAGGAAACGAACTGCATCGCGACCTATCAGGGTTTTATAAGATCAAGCTTCTGAAAGATGGTTACCGCCTTGTTTATCAGGTCATCGACGAACGGATCGTCATCTATGTAATTGCCGTTGGCCGGAGAGCCGATAATGAGATTTATGAACTGGCTTCGAAGCGAACAGAGTGA
- a CDS encoding type II toxin-antitoxin system RelB/DinJ family antitoxin, which translates to MSAVTFRVDETLKAAAVKKLSAQGISLSDALRDTLAYIAETGRSPVKRRLVTDEDAELIEIVRERLKNPAQKHRMTFAELKNRHRE; encoded by the coding sequence ATGTCTGCTGTTACATTCCGGGTAGATGAAACGCTGAAGGCAGCCGCAGTTAAGAAGTTGTCGGCTCAAGGCATTTCACTTTCTGACGCACTGCGCGATACGCTCGCGTATATTGCTGAAACGGGTCGCTCTCCCGTCAAGCGGAGGCTTGTCACAGACGAGGATGCGGAGCTTATCGAGATTGTGCGCGAACGCCTAAAAAACCCTGCCCAAAAGCATCGTATGACTTTTGCAGAGCTTAAGAACCGTCATCGCGAATGA
- a CDS encoding ATP-dependent RecD-like DNA helicase, translated as MSGRATDSSLTEALAGLVERVTFHNAENGFCVLRVKVRGQRDLVTVVGHAAMISAGEFVQMSGRWFNDHTHGLQFKVEFLKASPPTTVEGIERYLGSGMIRGIGPVYAKKLVKAFGEAVFDLIEQEPERLREVTGIGPKRAERIVGGWADQKVIREIMLFLHSNGVGTSRAVRIFKTYGQDAVQLISENPYRLAKDIRGIGFKTADQIARKMGIAPDAMIRVRAGISYALGEAMDEGHCGLPVGELLTSTAELLEVAAPLIETALTLELEAGDVVADSVGETSCIFLAGLYRAEQSIAERLHACTVGRPPWPEIDAEKAMTWVEKKTRLALAPSQQEAVRLALRSKVLVITGGPGVGKTTLVNAILKILTAKGTDVQLCAPTGRAAKRLSESTGLEGKTIHRLLETDPATGSFKRDDTNPLTCDLLVVDEASMVDVLLMRSLLRALPDSAALMIVGDVDQLPSVGPGQVLADIIASGAVPVVRLTEVFRQAAQSRIITNAHRINEGKMPELSAEEGSDFYFVEAAEPEIGLRKLLVVVKDRIPARFGLDPVRDVQVLCPMNRGGLGARSLNIELQQALNPPGEVKVERFGWTYGPGDKVMQIANDYDRDVFNGDLGVIDRIDIEEGELTVSFDGREVVYGFGELDELVLAYATTIHKSQGSEYPAVVIPLVTQHYAMLARNLLYTGVTRGRKLVVLVGQKKALGMAVRNQGGRRRWSKLREWLAGSVA; from the coding sequence ATGAGCGGACGCGCCACCGACTCTTCGCTCACGGAAGCGCTGGCAGGCCTCGTGGAGCGGGTGACGTTCCACAACGCCGAGAACGGCTTCTGCGTTCTGCGGGTGAAGGTGCGCGGACAGCGCGATCTGGTCACTGTCGTCGGCCATGCCGCTATGATCTCGGCAGGCGAGTTCGTGCAGATGTCGGGGCGCTGGTTCAACGATCATACCCACGGGCTGCAGTTCAAGGTCGAGTTCCTCAAGGCCAGCCCGCCGACCACGGTCGAGGGCATCGAACGCTATCTGGGCTCCGGCATGATCCGGGGCATCGGCCCCGTCTACGCGAAGAAGCTGGTGAAAGCGTTCGGCGAGGCGGTGTTCGACCTGATCGAGCAGGAACCTGAACGCCTGCGGGAGGTGACGGGCATAGGCCCCAAGCGGGCCGAACGGATTGTCGGTGGTTGGGCGGATCAGAAGGTGATCCGCGAGATCATGCTGTTTCTGCACAGCAATGGTGTCGGCACCTCGCGGGCGGTGCGTATCTTCAAGACCTATGGTCAGGATGCGGTCCAACTGATCAGCGAAAATCCCTATAGGCTTGCGAAAGACATCCGGGGGATTGGGTTCAAGACCGCCGACCAGATTGCCCGGAAGATGGGGATCGCACCCGACGCGATGATCCGGGTGCGGGCAGGGATCTCCTACGCGCTCGGCGAGGCCATGGATGAGGGGCATTGCGGTCTGCCGGTCGGGGAATTGCTGACCAGCACCGCCGAACTGCTGGAGGTCGCCGCCCCTCTGATCGAGACAGCCCTCACACTGGAACTGGAAGCGGGCGACGTGGTCGCTGACAGCGTGGGAGAGACGAGTTGTATCTTCCTTGCTGGTCTCTATCGCGCGGAGCAGAGCATCGCCGAGCGACTGCATGCCTGTACCGTCGGCCGACCGCCTTGGCCGGAGATCGATGCTGAAAAAGCCATGACCTGGGTGGAGAAAAAGACCAGGCTCGCTCTGGCTCCCAGCCAGCAGGAGGCGGTGCGCCTGGCTTTGCGCAGCAAGGTTCTGGTGATCACCGGTGGTCCTGGCGTCGGCAAGACCACGCTGGTCAACGCCATCCTGAAGATCTTGACGGCCAAGGGCACGGACGTGCAGCTCTGCGCGCCAACGGGACGGGCGGCGAAGCGCCTGTCGGAAAGCACCGGATTGGAAGGCAAGACCATCCACCGCCTGCTGGAGACAGATCCGGCGACCGGCAGCTTCAAGCGGGACGATACCAACCCGCTGACCTGCGATCTGCTGGTCGTGGACGAGGCCAGCATGGTGGACGTGCTGCTTATGCGCTCCCTGCTGCGTGCGTTGCCCGATAGCGCAGCCCTGATGATCGTGGGCGACGTGGACCAGTTGCCGTCGGTCGGACCGGGGCAGGTGCTGGCCGATATCATCGCCTCCGGTGCTGTCCCTGTGGTGCGGCTGACCGAGGTGTTCCGCCAGGCGGCGCAGAGCCGCATCATCACCAATGCGCATCGGATTAACGAAGGCAAAATGCCGGAGTTGAGCGCGGAGGAAGGGTCGGATTTCTACTTCGTCGAGGCGGCGGAACCGGAGATCGGGCTGCGCAAGTTGCTGGTGGTGGTGAAGGATCGCATTCCGGCGCGGTTCGGACTGGACCCGGTCCGCGACGTGCAGGTGCTTTGCCCGATGAACCGGGGTGGCCTTGGTGCGCGGTCGCTGAATATCGAATTGCAGCAGGCGCTGAACCCGCCGGGCGAGGTGAAGGTCGAGCGGTTTGGCTGGACCTATGGTCCCGGTGACAAGGTGATGCAGATCGCCAACGATTATGACCGGGACGTTTTCAACGGGGATCTCGGCGTTATCGACAGGATCGATATCGAAGAAGGCGAACTGACGGTCTCATTCGACGGACGGGAGGTCGTTTACGGCTTCGGCGAGCTGGACGAACTGGTGCTGGCCTACGCCACCACGATCCACAAGAGCCAGGGATCGGAATATCCGGCGGTGGTCATCCCGCTGGTGACGCAGCATTACGCCATGCTGGCGCGGAACCTGCTCTACACGGGCGTGACACGGGGGCGGAAGCTCGTCGTGCTTGTGGGGCAGAAGAAGGCGCTGGGCATGGCCGTGCGAAACCAGGGCGGAAGGCGACGGTGGTCGAAGCTCAGGGAGTGGCTGGCCGGTAGCGTCGCATGA
- a CDS encoding recombinase family protein: MKVALYARYSSDNQRDASIADQLRVCRTYAEKQGWTIVEEYTDHAVSGASLMRPGIQALIADAQRGRFQIVLAEAMDRLSRDQEDIAGVFKRMNYAGVRIVTLSEGEVSHLHVGLKGTMNALFLKDLAEKTHRGLRGRVELGKSGGGNAYGYDVVRKLDANGEPIRGDRTINSQEAEVVRRIFRDFAAGLGPRAIAFRLNDEGISAPGSGAWGFSTINGNRLRGTGILNNEMYVGRLVWNRQRFIKDPDTGKRQARPNPEAEWVIQEVPDLRIVDQDLWDAVKARQASVSASHDTRDTSSPDHFREKRRPRYLFSGLSKCGCCGGGYSMISGTLLGCSTARNKGTCDNRTNMRREELERRVLDALRHHLMDPDLFAEFCSAFTTEMNRLRMEASADIGAAESELKRVERDIQRLMDLYLSEAISIETVKERGSKLEARKTELKEFLATAEAPPPLLHPQMAEFYHRQLARLHDMLHSELDEKRQEAAEVIRSLIEAIILTPSDKGLQIDVRGDLAGILTMASGGQTKTPARFRTGVRDAFLSQFEMVAGAGFEPAAFRL; the protein is encoded by the coding sequence ATGAAGGTCGCGCTCTACGCCCGCTATTCGTCCGACAACCAGCGCGACGCCTCGATCGCTGACCAGCTCCGCGTCTGCCGTACCTACGCGGAAAAACAGGGCTGGACCATTGTCGAGGAATATACCGACCACGCCGTCTCGGGCGCGTCTTTAATGCGGCCCGGCATCCAGGCGCTGATCGCGGATGCACAGCGCGGACGGTTCCAGATCGTGCTGGCCGAGGCGATGGACCGCCTTTCCCGCGACCAGGAGGACATCGCCGGCGTCTTCAAACGCATGAACTATGCTGGCGTGCGGATCGTCACCCTCTCCGAGGGCGAAGTCTCCCACCTCCATGTCGGCCTCAAGGGCACGATGAACGCCCTGTTCCTGAAAGACCTGGCGGAGAAGACCCATCGCGGCCTGCGCGGCCGGGTCGAGCTGGGCAAGTCCGGCGGCGGCAATGCCTACGGCTATGACGTGGTACGCAAACTCGACGCCAATGGGGAGCCGATCCGGGGCGACCGCACCATCAACTCGCAGGAAGCCGAGGTGGTCCGTCGCATCTTTCGCGACTTCGCAGCCGGGCTGGGACCGCGCGCCATCGCCTTCCGTCTCAACGACGAAGGCATCTCCGCACCGGGCAGCGGGGCCTGGGGCTTCTCGACCATCAATGGCAACCGGCTACGCGGCACCGGGATCCTCAACAACGAGATGTACGTGGGCAGGCTGGTCTGGAACCGCCAGCGTTTCATCAAGGATCCCGACACCGGCAAGCGCCAGGCCCGCCCCAATCCGGAAGCCGAGTGGGTGATCCAGGAGGTGCCGGACCTGCGGATCGTCGATCAGGATCTGTGGGATGCCGTCAAGGCGCGGCAGGCCAGCGTCAGCGCCAGCCACGACACACGCGACACATCCTCGCCTGACCATTTCCGCGAGAAGCGCCGTCCCCGCTATCTGTTCTCCGGCCTGAGCAAATGCGGCTGCTGCGGCGGCGGCTATTCGATGATCTCCGGCACCTTGCTCGGCTGCTCGACCGCCCGCAACAAGGGCACCTGCGACAACCGGACCAATATGCGCCGCGAGGAACTGGAGCGGCGCGTGCTCGACGCCCTGCGTCACCACCTCATGGACCCGGACCTGTTCGCCGAATTCTGCTCGGCCTTCACCACCGAGATGAACCGACTGCGCATGGAGGCATCGGCCGACATCGGCGCAGCGGAATCAGAACTGAAGCGGGTCGAGCGCGACATCCAGCGCCTGATGGACCTCTACCTTTCGGAAGCGATCTCGATCGAGACGGTCAAGGAACGCGGATCGAAACTCGAAGCCCGCAAGACAGAACTCAAGGAGTTCCTTGCGACTGCCGAAGCACCCCCGCCCCTGCTCCATCCCCAGATGGCGGAGTTCTACCACCGGCAACTCGCACGCCTGCACGACATGCTGCATTCCGAGCTGGACGAGAAGCGCCAGGAGGCGGCCGAGGTGATCCGCTCGCTGATCGAGGCGATCATCCTCACGCCGTCCGACAAGGGCCTCCAGATCGATGTCCGGGGCGATCTTGCCGGCATCCTGACGATGGCGTCGGGCGGACAAACGAAAACCCCAGCCCGTTTCCGGACTGGGGTTCGTGATGCGTTCTTATCGCAATTTGAGATGGTTGCGGGGGCAGGATTTGAACCTGCGGCCTTCAGGTTATGA
- a CDS encoding sensor domain-containing protein — translation MYHILFPYIAQPHQEFHSLPIALEMARLYKNVRVHIASLTDERAARLRQLSHLYPESSVTFDTLAMPRWIRDHIKEHGPTPLSKLAVLFLNRNYFNKFQAIVIPERTSLYLRKMGVHNPRLIWTRHGAGDRAIGFTNDVRKFDYILMAGHKVEERLLHAGTLRKGHYATGIYAKFDIVRRLHVQLPPLFDNGRPTVLYNPHFSRSLSSWPRFGMRVLEYFARQEKYNLIFAPHYRLFDTNREKSMEILAPFTKLPHVIIDPGSDKSVDMTYTMAADLYLGDVSSQVSEFLIKPRPCLFLNAHHTSWRGDPNYESWTLGPVVESVETAGNDLDNAFLSHANFLDRQKEYIRDTFGFEPPADTAAKGAKSIIDFLRVIG, via the coding sequence GTGTATCATATCCTTTTTCCGTATATTGCCCAGCCGCATCAGGAATTCCATTCGCTCCCGATCGCGCTGGAAATGGCGCGCCTGTACAAAAATGTCCGAGTTCATATTGCCAGCCTGACAGATGAACGTGCTGCGCGCCTGCGCCAGCTTTCGCATCTCTATCCGGAGTCTTCTGTTACCTTTGATACGCTGGCTATGCCTCGGTGGATCCGCGACCATATAAAGGAACATGGCCCGACCCCCCTGAGCAAACTGGCCGTGCTTTTTCTGAACAGGAATTATTTCAACAAGTTTCAGGCTATCGTGATTCCTGAGCGTACATCGCTCTACTTACGCAAGATGGGAGTACACAATCCCCGCCTCATCTGGACCCGGCATGGCGCCGGAGACCGGGCTATCGGCTTTACCAATGATGTGCGGAAATTCGACTATATCCTGATGGCAGGCCATAAGGTTGAAGAACGGCTGCTCCATGCAGGCACGCTACGTAAAGGGCACTATGCCACTGGAATATATGCCAAATTTGATATCGTGCGTCGGCTTCATGTGCAGCTTCCCCCACTTTTTGATAATGGGCGCCCCACGGTTCTCTATAACCCGCACTTCAGTCGCAGCCTGTCTTCATGGCCACGATTTGGCATGAGAGTGCTGGAATATTTCGCGCGGCAGGAAAAATACAATCTCATCTTTGCCCCGCATTACCGGCTTTTCGATACAAATCGTGAGAAAAGCATGGAAATTCTGGCGCCCTTTACCAAATTACCCCATGTGATCATTGACCCTGGCAGCGACAAAAGCGTGGATATGACCTATACCATGGCTGCTGACCTCTATCTGGGGGATGTCAGTAGCCAGGTCAGTGAATTCCTTATCAAACCGCGGCCCTGCCTGTTCCTCAACGCGCACCATACCTCGTGGCGCGGAGACCCCAATTATGAGAGCTGGACCCTTGGCCCCGTCGTGGAAAGCGTGGAGACAGCAGGCAATGACCTTGACAATGCTTTCCTGTCACATGCAAATTTCCTTGATCGGCAAAAAGAGTATATACGCGACACATTCGGGTTTGAGCCGCCAGCGGATACGGCGGCCAAAGGCGCGAAATCGATTATTGACTTTTTGAGGGTAATTGGTTGA
- a CDS encoding fatty acyl-AMP ligase produces the protein MISLPTPSDSGLPRRYGDFSSFPAALDYAAQGKSGFNIYSGKGVLLETLPYSTLREQAIETGRRLLSLGLKPGDRVAIVAESDGDFARIFFGCQYAGLVPAPLPLPVAFGGREGYVATLRGMIEGAAASAVVIASIIASWTDEITTGLDLQFSGTPAELLQTPITVETLPPVGPDDLSYLQFSSGSTRFPMGIAVTQRSGMANAHAIALNGLKVRETGDRCVSWLPLYHDMGLVGFFLTPMTCQLSVDMLPTREFARRPHVWLDLISRNRGTISYSPSFGYELCARRATSIELDLSSWRVAGIGGDMIRYHILEDFAQRFASAGFDSGAFTASYGMAEATLAISFAPLGAGICTDTIDLRALETQGKAVPSNDPARALRTFVLCGEVLPQHELEVRDAQGHVLGDREIGTVYVRGPSLMQGYFRRPQETARVVDAEGWLNTGDLGYMLNGQVVITGRAKDLIIINGRNIWPQDLEWSAETEISTLRSRDVAVFSVDEDEGEKIVALVQCRATSPEARETLKTETASLFRRQHGVDVSIILVPPHTLPQTSSGKLTRARARAMLLSGAFQPLETSSSVSVV, from the coding sequence ATGATAAGCCTCCCGACCCCCTCCGATTCTGGTCTGCCCCGTCGTTACGGCGATTTTTCGTCGTTTCCGGCTGCGCTGGACTATGCCGCCCAGGGCAAGAGCGGCTTCAACATCTATTCCGGCAAGGGCGTCCTGCTCGAAACGCTGCCTTACAGCACGTTGCGCGAACAGGCGATCGAGACCGGCAGGCGCCTGCTGTCGCTTGGGCTGAAGCCGGGTGACCGGGTCGCCATCGTGGCGGAAAGCGATGGCGACTTCGCCCGCATCTTCTTTGGCTGCCAGTATGCAGGCCTGGTGCCAGCGCCCCTGCCGCTGCCCGTGGCGTTTGGCGGGCGCGAAGGCTATGTCGCTACACTGCGCGGCATGATTGAGGGGGCTGCGGCCTCAGCCGTGGTCATTGCCTCGATCATCGCATCCTGGACGGACGAGATTACCACCGGGCTGGACCTGCAATTCTCCGGCACGCCAGCCGAACTGCTGCAAACGCCCATTACGGTTGAAACCCTGCCCCCGGTCGGGCCGGACGACCTGTCCTACCTGCAGTTTTCCTCGGGCAGCACGCGTTTCCCCATGGGTATTGCCGTAACCCAGCGCTCGGGCATGGCCAATGCGCACGCCATTGCGCTCAATGGACTCAAGGTGCGCGAAACCGGCGATCGCTGCGTATCGTGGCTGCCGCTCTATCATGACATGGGACTCGTTGGTTTTTTCCTAACGCCCATGACCTGCCAGCTCAGCGTTGACATGCTGCCCACGCGCGAGTTCGCCCGCCGCCCCCATGTATGGCTGGACCTGATCAGCCGCAATCGCGGCACGATCTCCTACAGCCCCTCCTTTGGCTATGAGCTGTGCGCACGTCGCGCCACCTCGATCGAGCTTGATCTCTCATCGTGGCGTGTGGCGGGTATTGGCGGCGACATGATCCGCTATCATATCCTTGAGGATTTTGCCCAGCGCTTCGCTTCCGCCGGGTTTGACAGCGGAGCCTTTACCGCCAGCTACGGCATGGCAGAGGCAACGCTGGCCATCAGCTTCGCCCCGCTTGGCGCGGGCATCTGCACCGATACGATCGATCTGCGCGCGCTCGAGACACAGGGCAAGGCCGTACCCTCCAACGATCCGGCCCGCGCGCTGCGCACCTTCGTGCTGTGTGGTGAAGTGCTGCCGCAGCACGAACTCGAAGTACGTGACGCGCAGGGCCATGTGCTTGGTGACCGCGAGATCGGCACCGTCTATGTGCGCGGTCCGAGCCTGATGCAGGGCTACTTCCGCCGCCCGCAGGAAACCGCCCGCGTGGTCGATGCCGAAGGCTGGCTCAATACCGGCGACCTTGGCTACATGCTCAACGGGCAGGTGGTCATCACCGGTCGCGCCAAGGATCTGATCATCATCAATGGCCGCAACATCTGGCCGCAGGATCTGGAATGGTCGGCCGAGACCGAAATCAGCACCCTGCGCAGCCGTGACGTGGCCGTATTCTCGGTTGATGAGGATGAAGGCGAGAAGATCGTGGCCCTCGTGCAGTGCCGCGCCACCTCCCCCGAAGCCCGTGAAACGCTGAAAACCGAAACGGCCAGCCTGTTCCGTCGGCAGCACGGGGTAGATGTGTCCATCATCCTGGTGCCGCCCCATACCCTGCCGCAGACCTCGTCGGGCAAGCTGACACGGGCGCGGGCGCGGGCCATGCTGCTCTCGGGGGCGTTCCAGCCGCTGGAAACATCATCTTCCGTTTCCGTGGTCTGA
- a CDS encoding acyl carrier protein: protein MSETVASVSALIVKTLLANPKVPRDINGSSKIVEDLAFDSLAVMNFVMEIEDTLDVSVPLDRLADIRTIDDLAACIVSLKQAS, encoded by the coding sequence ATGAGTGAAACGGTAGCGAGCGTCTCCGCGCTGATCGTGAAGACGCTGCTGGCGAACCCCAAGGTTCCCCGTGATATCAATGGCAGCAGCAAGATCGTTGAAGATCTGGCCTTTGATTCACTGGCCGTCATGAATTTTGTCATGGAAATCGAGGATACCCTCGATGTTTCCGTGCCACTTGACCGGCTGGCTGATATCCGCACCATCGATGACTTGGCGGCCTGCATCGTTTCCCTCAAGCAGGCTTCCTGA
- the spt gene encoding serine palmitoyltransferase: protein MSIFSKYEGLASALASVTVGGGRNPFDVVIEKPISSTVGLIEGRETLLFGTNNYLGLSQSPAAINAAVEAAKAYGVGTTGSRIANGTQGLHRQLEERLSAFFRRRHCMVFSTGYQANLGTISALAGKDDYLLLDADSHASIYDGSRLGHAQVIRFRHNDADDLHKRLRRLEGTPGAKLVVVEGIYSMMGDVVPMAEFAAVKRETGAWLLADEAHSVGVMGEHGRGVAEADGVEDDVDFVVGTFSKSLGTVGGYCVSNHDGLDLIRLCSRPYMFTASLPPEVIAATMAALTELENHPELRIRLMDNARRLHAGLQAAGLRTGPQASPVVSVILDDVAVAVAFWNRLLDLGVYVNLSLPPATPDQHPLLRTSVMATHTPAEIDRAVDIFATVAREMGLNHAA from the coding sequence ATGTCGATTTTTTCTAAATATGAAGGTCTCGCCTCCGCCCTCGCATCCGTTACCGTTGGCGGCGGCCGCAACCCCTTCGATGTCGTGATCGAAAAGCCCATTTCCTCAACGGTTGGGTTGATCGAAGGGCGCGAGACGCTGCTGTTCGGTACCAATAACTACCTTGGGCTGAGCCAGTCACCCGCAGCGATCAATGCCGCGGTCGAAGCGGCAAAGGCCTATGGCGTGGGCACGACCGGCTCGCGCATTGCCAATGGCACGCAGGGCCTGCACCGCCAGTTGGAGGAACGGCTTTCCGCCTTCTTCCGACGCAGGCACTGCATGGTGTTCTCCACGGGCTATCAGGCCAATCTTGGCACCATTTCCGCCCTGGCGGGCAAGGATGACTACCTGCTGCTCGATGCCGACAGCCATGCCAGCATCTATGATGGCAGCCGCCTTGGCCATGCGCAGGTGATCCGCTTCCGCCATAACGATGCCGATGACCTGCACAAGCGCCTGCGCCGCCTTGAAGGCACGCCGGGTGCGAAGCTGGTTGTGGTTGAAGGCATCTATTCCATGATGGGCGATGTGGTGCCCATGGCGGAATTTGCCGCCGTCAAGCGCGAGACCGGAGCCTGGCTGCTGGCCGATGAGGCCCACTCCGTGGGCGTGATGGGCGAGCACGGACGCGGCGTGGCCGAAGCCGATGGCGTGGAAGATGATGTGGACTTCGTGGTCGGCACCTTCTCCAAAAGCCTGGGCACGGTGGGAGGCTACTGCGTTTCCAACCATGACGGGCTGGATCTGATCCGCCTGTGTTCGCGGCCTTACATGTTCACGGCCTCGCTGCCGCCAGAGGTCATTGCCGCAACCATGGCGGCCCTGACCGAGTTGGAAAACCACCCCGAGCTACGTATCCGCCTGATGGATAATGCCCGCAGGCTGCATGCCGGCCTTCAGGCGGCGGGCCTGCGCACCGGCCCCCAGGCGAGCCCGGTCGTATCGGTCATTCTGGATGATGTGGCGGTTGCCGTGGCGTTCTGGAACCGGCTGCTTGACCTTGGGGTTTACGTCAACCTTAGCCTGCCGCCCGCAACGCCGGACCAGCACCCGCTGCTGCGCACCTCCGTCATGGCAACGCATACGCCTGCGGAAATTGACAGGGCCGTGGACATCTTCGCAACAGTAGCGCGCGAGATGGGTCTTAACCACGCCGCCTGA
- a CDS encoding diacylglycerol kinase family protein yields the protein MTGRFALVYNPRSRRNMGDKSSYAPMARSLLGENFIDPADRSLLDAAIAQLAARDMGCIVVDGGDGTVSDVLTAIHRHYAPERFPALAILPSGNTNLIAGDVGFGLRGQKALDRLVSLAAADKLRSRVRRRCGLVVEWPEAEGKPAVVGMFHGAAAFTRGIELAHQPAILNNYSHEMAVVVSFLSSVAHLFTRRSRREWMQGNPITLKAGERSVRHGNCFLFLSSTLQRLPHGIWPFWNVAGGRSDVINYLHVAGQPSRLAAAAWALLRGRHPAWLRHNPDYCSGCEERIEMALESDFVLDGEVFSPGASGRIMLSATAPIDFIHA from the coding sequence GTGACCGGACGTTTTGCGCTTGTTTATAACCCGCGCAGCCGGCGGAACATGGGCGACAAGAGTTCGTATGCCCCGATGGCCCGTAGCCTTCTGGGAGAGAATTTCATTGATCCGGCCGACCGTTCCCTTCTCGATGCCGCAATTGCGCAGCTGGCCGCGCGCGACATGGGCTGTATCGTGGTCGATGGGGGAGATGGCACGGTCAGCGATGTGCTGACCGCCATCCATCGCCATTATGCCCCTGAGCGCTTTCCAGCACTTGCCATCCTGCCTTCGGGCAATACCAACCTGATCGCGGGTGATGTGGGCTTTGGCCTGCGCGGGCAAAAGGCGCTTGACCGGCTGGTCAGCCTTGCCGCTGCCGATAAGCTGCGGAGCAGGGTGCGCAGGCGCTGCGGGCTGGTTGTTGAATGGCCCGAGGCCGAGGGCAAGCCTGCGGTCGTGGGCATGTTTCATGGGGCAGCGGCCTTTACGCGCGGCATTGAACTGGCCCACCAGCCCGCCATCCTGAACAATTATTCCCATGAAATGGCGGTTGTCGTCTCGTTCCTGTCCTCGGTCGCGCATCTGTTCACCCGTCGCTCGCGGCGGGAATGGATGCAGGGCAACCCGATTACGCTCAAGGCAGGTGAGCGGTCGGTGCGACATGGAAACTGCTTTCTGTTCCTGTCCAGCACGCTCCAGCGCCTGCCGCATGGCATATGGCCGTTCTGGAATGTGGCGGGCGGGCGCAGCGATGTGATCAATTACCTGCATGTGGCAGGCCAGCCCTCGCGCCTCGCCGCTGCCGCCTGGGCGTTGCTGCGGGGGCGGCACCCGGCCTGGCTGCGCCATAACCCCGATTACTGCAGCGGTTGCGAAGAGCGGATCGAAATGGCGCTTGAATCCGATTTCGTGCTGGATGGGGAAGTCTTTTCTCCCGGCGCGTCTGGCCGGATCATGCTGTCCGCCACAGCACCCATCGACTTCATCCACGCCTGA
- a CDS encoding metallophosphoesterase, with translation MNAITIAHLSDPHLPTEMSPPRLREKLNKRLFSHLSWKRRRRFLHRPEILARVMADIGSAHVNMIALTGDLTNMGLPGECRHALRWLEQMPAPCTVIPGNHDTLVHDNWQQTIGLWQPWMGALPFPFVRQIGPVALIGVSSAVPTPWFRATGRMGARQAARLATILHETGRQGLCRIVMIHHPPVPGLAIARKALRDPQHFAHTIAREGAEMVLHGHIHTSTLSSLPGPAGAVPVLGIASASARSRDPLRAAAWNRITVTPRDGGYTLGVTRRFFPADGAVGTTQETIF, from the coding sequence TTGAACGCCATCACCATAGCCCATCTTTCTGACCCGCATCTGCCGACGGAGATGTCGCCCCCGCGCCTGCGCGAGAAGCTGAACAAGCGCCTGTTCAGCCATCTTTCATGGAAGCGGCGCCGCCGTTTCCTGCACCGCCCGGAAATTCTGGCCCGTGTGATGGCCGACATTGGCAGCGCCCATGTGAACATGATCGCGCTGACCGGCGACCTGACCAATATGGGCCTGCCGGGAGAATGCCGCCACGCCCTGCGCTGGCTTGAACAGATGCCTGCCCCCTGCACAGTCATACCGGGAAATCATGACACCCTTGTGCATGATAACTGGCAGCAGACCATAGGCCTGTGGCAGCCATGGATGGGCGCGCTCCCCTTCCCGTTCGTGCGCCAGATAGGACCGGTTGCGCTGATCGGCGTGAGTTCGGCAGTGCCAACGCCCTGGTTCAGGGCAACGGGCCGCATGGGTGCGCGCCAAGCCGCGCGCCTCGCCACAATACTGCATGAAACAGGCAGGCAGGGACTGTGCCGCATTGTCATGATTCATCATCCGCCCGTGCCGGGCCTTGCCATTGCCCGCAAGGCGCTCAGGGATCCCCAGCATTTCGCCCACACCATTGCACGCGAAGGGGCGGAGATGGTACTCCATGGCCATATCCATACCTCCACCCTGTCTTCCCTGCCCGGCCCTGCTGGCGCCGTGCCGGTTCTGGGCATTGCATCGGCGTCGGCACGGTCGCGTGATCCGCTGCGCGCGGCGGCATGGAATCGGATTACCGTCACACCACGCGATGGAGGATATACGCTTGGTGTTACAAGGCGTTTCTTTCCGGCAGACGGGGCAGTGGGTACAACGCAGGAAACTATTTTTTGA